In Gemmata obscuriglobus, a single genomic region encodes these proteins:
- a CDS encoding ATP-binding protein gives MSWDRIRGQHAPRNTFAAALEAGRLAHSYLLVGPDGVGKRQFARELAKAFLCEHPPAKLTACDRCPACAQVNVGTHPDLLFLRTPEDKHELPVDEMRAFCAQIALKPTRGPRKIGIVEDADDFNASSANSFLKTLEEPPQGALLLLIGTSIDRQLSTILSRCQIVRFAPLSPADLKAVLAEQGIDDPVKRDRLAKLGAGSVTRALALDDDSIWQVRQKLLEGLMSPRPPFQQLADVWARFNEEAGKETAPQRLRTSLVLQFLIEAVQNALKLSLGAAVPELDAAEAPLLRAFADRIGAAGLMELLDALVEADFHVERRVQLILIVESVVTKFPRESSR, from the coding sequence ATGTCGTGGGACCGCATCCGCGGGCAGCACGCACCCCGAAACACGTTCGCCGCTGCCCTCGAAGCAGGCCGGCTCGCGCACTCCTATCTGCTCGTCGGCCCGGACGGCGTGGGTAAGCGACAGTTCGCGCGTGAACTCGCGAAGGCGTTCCTGTGCGAGCATCCGCCGGCGAAGTTGACCGCGTGCGACCGCTGCCCGGCGTGCGCGCAGGTGAATGTCGGCACACACCCTGATCTCCTCTTTTTGCGCACGCCCGAGGACAAGCACGAGCTACCAGTGGATGAGATGCGAGCGTTCTGCGCGCAAATCGCGCTGAAACCGACTCGCGGGCCGCGCAAGATCGGCATCGTCGAGGACGCCGATGATTTCAACGCCTCTTCGGCCAACTCGTTTCTGAAAACGCTCGAGGAGCCGCCGCAGGGCGCGCTCTTGTTGCTGATCGGTACGAGTATCGACCGGCAGTTATCGACGATTCTGTCCCGGTGCCAGATCGTTCGGTTCGCGCCGCTGAGCCCGGCGGACCTAAAAGCGGTCCTCGCGGAGCAGGGCATTGATGACCCGGTTAAGCGTGACCGGTTGGCCAAACTCGGCGCCGGCAGTGTCACCCGCGCCCTGGCGCTCGACGACGACTCCATCTGGCAAGTGCGGCAGAAACTGCTCGAAGGGCTGATGTCGCCGCGCCCGCCGTTCCAGCAACTCGCCGATGTATGGGCGCGGTTCAACGAAGAAGCCGGGAAGGAAACAGCGCCGCAGCGCCTCCGCACGTCGCTGGTGCTCCAGTTTCTGATCGAGGCCGTGCAGAACGCGCTGAAGCTGTCGCTCGGTGCGGCGGTGCCCGAACTTGACGCCGCCGAAGCTCCCTTGCTGAGGGCGTTCGCAGACCGAATCGGGGCTGCCGGGTTGATGGAACTGCTGGACGCGCTCGTGGAAGCCGATTTCCACGTCGAGCGCCGGGTGCAACTTATTCTGATCGTAGAATCGGTCGTGACGAAGTTCCCGCGCGAGTCGAGCCGGTAA
- the pdxH gene encoding pyridoxamine 5'-phosphate oxidase, with translation MPSEEQLRLADLRKEYSTGGLTETDAGADPFALFHKWFADALAADLTDPNAMILATVGPDQQPSARAVLLKALDDRGFTFFTNYDSRKGRELEANPRAALVFLWHPLERQVRVEGIAEMVSAAESDEYYKKRPLGSRLGAWASPQSAVIADREVLERAHAELTAKYPDGDPPRPQNWGGYRVIPTVIEFWQGRRSRLHDRIVFTRTGTSWTRERLAP, from the coding sequence ATGCCGAGCGAGGAACAGTTGCGACTCGCGGATCTGCGCAAGGAGTACTCGACCGGGGGGCTGACGGAGACCGACGCCGGCGCCGATCCGTTCGCATTGTTTCATAAGTGGTTCGCGGATGCACTTGCGGCCGACCTCACCGACCCCAACGCGATGATCCTGGCTACCGTCGGCCCGGACCAGCAGCCATCGGCCCGGGCCGTCCTCCTGAAGGCGCTCGACGACCGCGGGTTCACGTTCTTCACCAACTATGACAGCCGGAAGGGGCGCGAGCTGGAAGCGAACCCGCGCGCGGCTCTGGTGTTCCTGTGGCACCCGCTGGAGCGCCAGGTGCGCGTTGAAGGCATCGCGGAGATGGTGTCCGCGGCCGAGTCGGATGAGTACTACAAGAAGCGCCCGCTCGGGAGCCGGTTGGGTGCGTGGGCTTCGCCTCAAAGTGCCGTCATTGCAGACCGCGAGGTGCTGGAACGGGCGCACGCAGAGCTGACGGCCAAATACCCCGACGGCGACCCACCGCGCCCACAGAACTGGGGCGGTTATCGCGTGATCCCCACGGTTATCGAGTTCTGGCAGGGGCGGCGAAGCCGGCTTCATGACCGGATCGTTTTCACTCGTACTGGAACGAGTTGGACGCGTGAGCGGCTTGCCCCTTAG
- a CDS encoding D-sedoheptulose-7-phosphate isomerase: protein MLGTTLTPQQFLARVAEELGRIDPNEVQKLSDLVHERYLAGRFVFVIGNGGSGSNASHFCEDMGKGTLARKFFDDDTKKRLKVLSLTDNTPYILAWGNDEGFDRVFVEQLKNLASPGDLLVAISGSGNSPNILRAVEWANNNGLTTYGCTGFTGGKLRGLAHHGLHVPLDDMGIVESIHLTAFHWVVDDTYRRISL, encoded by the coding sequence ATGCTCGGCACGACGCTCACCCCTCAACAGTTCCTCGCCCGCGTGGCGGAGGAACTCGGGCGGATCGACCCCAACGAGGTTCAAAAGCTCTCGGACCTGGTCCACGAGCGGTACCTCGCGGGGCGGTTCGTATTCGTGATCGGCAACGGCGGGAGCGGCTCAAACGCCTCGCACTTTTGCGAGGACATGGGCAAGGGCACGCTGGCGCGCAAGTTCTTCGACGACGACACCAAGAAGCGGCTGAAGGTGCTGAGCCTGACCGACAACACCCCGTACATCCTCGCGTGGGGTAACGACGAGGGGTTCGACCGCGTGTTCGTTGAGCAGTTAAAGAACCTCGCCTCCCCGGGCGACCTGCTGGTCGCGATCAGCGGTAGCGGGAACAGCCCGAACATCCTGCGCGCGGTCGAGTGGGCTAACAACAACGGCCTGACGACCTACGGCTGCACCGGGTTCACCGGCGGCAAGCTCCGCGGGCTGGCGCACCACGGGCTCCACGTCCCGCTGGACGACATGGGCATCGTCGAGTCGATCCACCTGACCGCGTTCCACTGGGTCGTGGACGACACCTACCGGCGGATTTCTCTTTAG
- the lptE gene encoding LPS assembly lipoprotein LptE, translated as MSNSEHVPPAGTTTPAAPSRRQFLAIVGGAAASVTTGCQNGFRIFGYDVGAGALYDQNIRTVYVPLFNNREFQTTPYRGFEVDVTQAVIHEIGKTTAYRVTSDPSKADTELLGNVVMIQKMIQNLNQQNQIREAEIQVAVDVVWRDLRDGTILSNPRKPRQGPNPKLDGPPVPFDPSVPVPPDRTPLERPTPVRILATGRLIPELGETNASASKRIQDQIAVQIVSMMERKW; from the coding sequence ATGTCAAACAGCGAACACGTACCCCCGGCTGGAACCACAACGCCCGCGGCCCCGAGCCGGCGCCAGTTCCTCGCGATCGTGGGCGGGGCGGCCGCGTCGGTCACGACCGGGTGTCAGAACGGGTTCCGGATTTTCGGGTACGATGTCGGCGCCGGCGCGCTGTACGACCAGAACATCCGCACGGTTTACGTGCCGCTGTTCAACAACCGCGAGTTTCAGACCACCCCGTACCGCGGGTTCGAGGTCGACGTTACCCAGGCCGTGATCCACGAGATCGGCAAGACCACCGCGTACCGAGTTACGTCCGACCCGTCGAAGGCGGATACCGAACTGCTGGGTAACGTCGTGATGATTCAGAAGATGATTCAGAACTTGAACCAGCAGAACCAGATCCGCGAGGCAGAAATTCAGGTCGCGGTGGACGTCGTCTGGCGCGACCTCCGCGACGGGACCATTCTGTCCAACCCGCGGAAGCCGCGCCAGGGGCCGAACCCGAAACTCGACGGGCCGCCGGTGCCGTTCGATCCGAGCGTGCCGGTACCGCCGGACCGGACACCGCTCGAACGGCCGACCCCCGTGCGCATTTTGGCCACCGGTCGCCTCATCCCGGAACTGGGTGAGACTAACGCGTCCGCCTCGAAACGTATCCAGGACCAGATTGCCGTTCAGATTGTTTCAATGATGGAGCGAAAGTGGTGA
- a CDS encoding tetratricopeptide repeat protein, which translates to MRKPADRTFRPGRTAALLAALALLAPGCTTARNFKERVSSAAKPILSSSYNDPEADQKLAAAEQLYQSGDYKQALGQFRTLADNQSNPKELAERARFMQGECRYQLGHYPEAADTYHKVLLDFQSGVYRRDCCARIFQICDYWLDDFRAELERRSDEKGVMRWRPSWPHLLDRSRPQVDQEGYTLEALQRVHTHDITGPTADKALFWCGYVNFIRGNFSEADQFFSQFCELHKDSTLLPQAMAFAIQAKNNATGGASYDGRKCAEALHLVSVAESSVPELANDPAMAEKLTRAKFAIRSQQAEKDFRMAEYYERTGHPGSAVFYYELVRRRYAGTKYAEAATENKERLVRLMQEGRPEPGNDPFAIAQAKFNELFGRNKPVDEKDRVRTDPSLIPAGGSPVPQPQPIGGGVPQQ; encoded by the coding sequence GCGCTGGCGCTGCTCGCCCCTGGGTGTACCACGGCCCGGAACTTCAAGGAGCGGGTCAGCAGCGCCGCCAAGCCCATCCTGAGTTCGAGCTACAACGACCCCGAAGCGGACCAGAAGCTCGCCGCCGCCGAACAGTTGTACCAGAGCGGCGATTACAAGCAGGCCCTCGGCCAGTTCCGCACCCTGGCCGACAACCAGAGCAACCCCAAGGAACTCGCGGAACGCGCCCGGTTCATGCAGGGCGAGTGCCGCTACCAACTCGGTCACTACCCGGAGGCCGCGGACACCTACCACAAGGTGCTCCTGGACTTCCAATCCGGGGTTTACCGGCGCGACTGCTGCGCGCGGATATTCCAGATCTGCGACTACTGGCTCGACGACTTCCGTGCGGAACTGGAACGCCGCTCCGACGAAAAGGGTGTCATGCGCTGGCGACCGAGTTGGCCGCACCTACTCGACCGGTCCCGGCCGCAAGTTGATCAAGAGGGCTACACGCTCGAAGCGCTCCAGCGGGTCCACACGCACGACATCACCGGGCCGACCGCCGACAAGGCGCTGTTCTGGTGCGGGTACGTGAACTTCATCCGCGGCAACTTCAGCGAAGCGGACCAGTTCTTCAGCCAGTTCTGTGAGCTGCACAAGGACAGCACGCTGCTGCCACAGGCGATGGCGTTCGCGATCCAGGCGAAGAACAACGCGACCGGCGGGGCGAGCTACGACGGGCGCAAATGTGCCGAAGCCCTCCACCTTGTGTCGGTCGCCGAAAGCTCGGTGCCGGAACTGGCCAACGACCCGGCGATGGCGGAGAAACTGACCCGGGCCAAGTTCGCGATCCGTTCGCAGCAGGCCGAGAAGGACTTCCGGATGGCCGAGTACTACGAGCGCACCGGGCACCCCGGGTCCGCGGTGTTCTACTACGAACTGGTGCGGCGGCGGTACGCCGGCACCAAGTACGCCGAAGCCGCGACCGAGAACAAGGAGCGACTGGTGCGGCTGATGCAGGAAGGGCGCCCGGAGCCCGGCAACGACCCGTTCGCGATCGCGCAGGCGAAGTTCAACGAACTGTTCGGCCGCAACAAACCGGTGGACGAAAAGGACCGCGTCCGCACCGACCCGAGCCTGATCCCAGCGGGCGGCTCGCCGGTGCCGCAACCCCAACCGATCGGCGGCGGCGTCCCGCAGCAGTAA